The Pantoea sp. At-9b genome includes a window with the following:
- a CDS encoding LysR family transcriptional regulator, which produces MAKINWRHIEIFHAVMTSGNLTQAATLLHTSQPTVSRELARLEQQLGLKLFERVRGRLQPTVQGLRLFEEVQRSWYGLDRIMDAADGLRQFRQGELSIACLPVFSQSLLPPLCQPFLQRYPQVSMNIIPQESPLLEEWLSAQRYDLGLTETQHAPAGTERVALLTCDEVCVLPPQHPLCQREVLTPQDFHGENYVSLSRSDSYRQLLDSLFHEQGVERRLVLETHSAASVCAMVRAGVGVSIVNPLTALDYADSGVVMRRFSIAVPFTISLVRPQHRPASALVDHFCDHLQHQVAAFPQRIAERLA; this is translated from the coding sequence ATGGCAAAGATTAACTGGCGACATATCGAAATTTTCCACGCGGTGATGACCAGTGGCAACCTGACACAGGCCGCCACCTTGCTGCATACGTCACAGCCCACCGTCAGTCGTGAGCTGGCAAGGCTGGAACAGCAACTGGGCTTGAAACTGTTTGAGCGCGTGCGTGGCCGGTTACAACCCACGGTACAGGGGTTGCGCCTGTTTGAAGAGGTACAGCGTTCCTGGTACGGGCTGGATCGCATCATGGATGCCGCCGACGGTTTACGTCAGTTCCGTCAGGGCGAACTCTCCATTGCTTGCCTGCCGGTGTTTTCTCAGTCGCTACTGCCACCGCTGTGCCAACCTTTTTTACAGCGCTATCCGCAGGTGAGTATGAACATCATCCCGCAGGAGTCACCGCTGCTGGAGGAGTGGCTGTCGGCACAACGTTACGATCTTGGTCTGACGGAAACCCAACATGCCCCGGCAGGCACCGAGCGCGTTGCCCTGCTGACCTGTGATGAGGTCTGCGTCCTGCCGCCCCAGCATCCGCTGTGCCAGCGTGAGGTGCTGACGCCACAGGATTTTCATGGCGAAAACTATGTCAGCCTGTCGCGCAGTGACAGCTATCGCCAGCTACTGGATTCGCTGTTTCATGAGCAGGGGGTAGAACGACGGCTGGTACTGGAGACGCACAGCGCGGCGTCGGTGTGTGCGATGGTACGTGCGGGGGTGGGCGTTTCGATTGTTAATCCACTGACGGCGTTGGATTACGCCGACAGTGGCGTGGTGATGCGCCGCTTCAGTATTGCGGTGCCGTTCACCATCAGCCTGGTGCGGCCACAACATCGCCCGGCCTCTGCGCTGGTGGACCACTTCTGCGACCATTTGCAACATCAGGTCGCCGCGTTCCCCCAGCGCATTGCCGAGCGGCTGGCTTAA
- a CDS encoding DUF1989 domain-containing protein has product MSAEYQQRATLTIPARYGKAVRLNKGEAVQVINLHGTQVVDCWAYNAEDVSEYMCMEATRVWNQRLNPKVGDSFITSQRHPILTLVADTSPGVHDTFMAACDARRYELLGCTEPHRNCHDNLHEGLAELGVTLPHGNLASFNIFMNIQVQPDGITLKTLPVVTKPGDYIVLRAEMDCFVAFSACPQDIVSIQGQGDNTPRDAELRILTGGFPQVKLQGPWVP; this is encoded by the coding sequence ATGTCGGCTGAATATCAGCAACGCGCGACCCTCACTATTCCGGCGCGCTACGGTAAAGCGGTACGTCTTAACAAGGGGGAAGCGGTCCAGGTGATCAACCTGCACGGCACCCAAGTGGTTGATTGCTGGGCTTACAACGCAGAAGATGTGAGCGAGTATATGTGTATGGAAGCGACGCGTGTCTGGAACCAGCGTCTGAATCCAAAGGTTGGCGATAGCTTTATCACCAGCCAGCGTCACCCGATTCTGACCCTGGTGGCCGACACCTCGCCGGGTGTGCATGACACCTTTATGGCGGCCTGTGATGCGCGTCGTTATGAACTGCTGGGCTGCACCGAGCCGCACCGCAACTGTCACGATAACCTGCATGAAGGGTTGGCGGAACTGGGGGTGACACTGCCGCACGGTAACCTGGCGTCGTTCAACATTTTTATGAATATTCAGGTCCAACCGGATGGCATCACCCTGAAGACGCTGCCGGTGGTGACCAAACCGGGTGATTACATCGTGTTGCGTGCCGAGATGGATTGTTTTGTAGCGTTCTCAGCCTGCCCACAGGATATCGTTAGCATTCAGGGGCAAGGCGATAACACGCCGCGCGATGCGGAGCTGCGCATTCTGACCGGTGGTTTCCCGCAGGTGAAATTGCAGGGGCCGTGGGTGCCGTAG
- a CDS encoding amino acid ABC transporter permease, producing the protein MDWQAIMTSLPSLGDGLVATLQLCAVAALCSLLWGALMAWMLMRASPFWLRILNLYSGLTLALPLLVVIYLLYFVLPEYDITLSSPVVGVLALTLYYAPYIAQVIRAAIGALPKGQWEACRVLGLSRSEQLRDVVLPQTLPQMLSPLVGLTIGLIKDSALLSIVSVQEFMYAAKQAISATYAPLEIYLTVALCYWLLNSVIDWLARCLESLMTRYRRGMQH; encoded by the coding sequence ATGGATTGGCAGGCAATTATGACCTCATTGCCGTCGTTAGGTGACGGCCTGGTTGCCACCCTGCAACTGTGTGCGGTGGCGGCGCTTTGCTCCCTGCTGTGGGGGGCCTTGATGGCGTGGATGCTGATGCGCGCGTCGCCGTTCTGGCTGCGCATACTCAATCTCTACAGCGGGTTAACGTTGGCGCTGCCGTTGCTGGTGGTGATCTATCTGCTCTATTTCGTGCTGCCGGAATATGACATCACCCTCTCTTCACCGGTGGTTGGGGTGCTGGCATTGACGCTTTACTACGCCCCTTACATCGCACAGGTGATCCGCGCCGCGATTGGCGCACTGCCAAAAGGCCAGTGGGAAGCGTGTCGGGTGCTGGGCCTTAGCCGCAGCGAGCAGTTGCGTGATGTGGTGCTACCGCAGACGCTGCCACAAATGTTATCGCCGCTGGTCGGTTTGACCATTGGTTTGATTAAAGACTCTGCGCTGCTGTCGATTGTCTCGGTGCAGGAGTTTATGTACGCCGCCAAACAGGCGATTTCTGCTACTTACGCGCCGCTGGAGATCTACCTGACGGTAGCGCTCTGCTACTGGCTACTGAACAGTGTGATTGACTGGCTGGCGCGCTGTCTTGAATCTCTCATGACGCGCTATCGTCGCGGCATGCAGCATTAA
- a CDS encoding PTS lactose/cellobiose transporter subunit IIA, protein MDFEQTMMELLINAGEARSQAMMAIQQARKEDWDGADAALAASDEAAKAAHKIQTALIGADEGCGKVPVTLILVHAQDHLMTAMLCRDLAGEIVLLRKELR, encoded by the coding sequence ATGGATTTTGAACAAACGATGATGGAGCTGCTGATTAATGCCGGAGAGGCGCGATCGCAGGCAATGATGGCGATTCAGCAGGCGCGCAAAGAAGATTGGGACGGCGCTGATGCCGCGCTGGCCGCGTCAGATGAGGCCGCGAAAGCCGCGCATAAGATCCAAACCGCGCTGATTGGGGCCGATGAAGGTTGCGGCAAAGTGCCGGTGACCTTGATTCTGGTACATGCGCAGGATCATCTAATGACCGCGATGCTGTGCCGGGATTTGGCGGGGGAAATTGTATTATTGCGTAAGGAGCTGCGGTAG
- a CDS encoding MFS transporter → MPVALLALALSAFAIGTTEFVIMGLLPEVAGDLHVSIPSAGWLISGYALGVAIGAPIMALLTAKLPRKRTLVLLMSIFIIGNVLCALAYSYDLLMMARIVTALCHGAFFGIGSVVAASLVAPSRQASAVALMFTGLTLANVLGVPLGTWFGQMFGWRATFWGVAIIGILAFVALIVSLPTNKEEKPVHLASEVSALANGKLWLSLLMTVCFAAAMFALFSYIAPLLLQVTGISDRGVSWTLFLIGAGLTVGNILGGKLADWKVSFSLILSFSLIALFSLLFSWTSHALWLAEVTLFLWAMATFATVPGLQINVVRHGKEAPNLVSTLNISAFNVGNALGAWVGGAVIDKGYGLTAVPVAAAALAAIGLMVCLLTFRKSGGQGEAVRA, encoded by the coding sequence ATGCCTGTTGCATTACTGGCGCTGGCGCTGAGTGCGTTCGCCATCGGCACCACGGAATTTGTCATCATGGGATTGCTACCGGAAGTGGCGGGCGATCTCCATGTGTCGATTCCCTCTGCGGGATGGCTGATCAGTGGCTATGCGCTGGGTGTTGCCATCGGTGCGCCCATTATGGCGCTGCTGACCGCCAAACTGCCGCGTAAACGTACTCTGGTGCTGCTGATGAGCATTTTTATCATCGGCAATGTGTTGTGCGCGCTGGCCTATAGCTACGATCTGCTGATGATGGCGCGTATTGTCACCGCGCTGTGTCACGGTGCGTTTTTTGGTATCGGTTCGGTGGTGGCAGCCAGTCTGGTTGCACCGAGTCGCCAGGCATCGGCTGTCGCCCTGATGTTTACCGGCCTGACGCTGGCTAACGTGCTGGGCGTGCCATTGGGCACCTGGTTTGGTCAGATGTTCGGTTGGCGTGCCACCTTCTGGGGGGTGGCGATTATCGGTATCCTCGCTTTTGTCGCGTTGATTGTCAGCCTGCCGACCAACAAAGAAGAGAAACCGGTACATCTGGCGAGTGAAGTCAGCGCGCTGGCAAACGGCAAGTTATGGCTGTCGCTACTGATGACGGTGTGCTTTGCTGCGGCCATGTTCGCGTTGTTCAGCTATATCGCGCCGTTGCTGTTGCAGGTCACCGGTATCAGCGATCGCGGTGTCAGCTGGACGCTGTTCCTGATTGGCGCTGGCCTGACGGTGGGTAACATTCTCGGCGGCAAGCTGGCCGACTGGAAAGTCTCTTTCAGCCTGATCCTCAGCTTCTCACTGATTGCGCTGTTCTCGCTGCTGTTTAGCTGGACCAGCCATGCGCTGTGGCTGGCAGAAGTGACGCTGTTCCTGTGGGCGATGGCGACCTTCGCGACCGTTCCTGGGCTGCAAATCAACGTGGTTCGCCACGGTAAAGAAGCGCCCAATCTGGTTTCCACCCTCAATATCTCCGCGTTTAACGTCGGCAATGCGCTCGGTGCCTGGGTTGGTGGTGCGGTGATCGACAAAGGCTATGGTCTGACTGCGGTGCCGGTCGCCGCCGCCGCGCTGGCCGCGATCGGTCTGATGGTTTGTCTGCTCACCTTCCGTAAATCAGGCGGGCAGGGCGAGGCGGTGCGCGCTTAA
- the lysA gene encoding diaminopimelate decarboxylase, whose protein sequence is MPRPLNNTETALTAANLLPLAQRYSGPFWAYDASVIQQRIAQLNQFDVVRFAQKACSNIHILRLMRAAGVKVDSVSLGEIERALAAGYQPGGEDIVFTADVLDQPTLARIAQLKVPVNAGSVDMLHQLGAVSAGHAVWLRINPGFGHGHSQKTNTGGENSKHGIWHSDLPQALAAIQQHGLRLVGLHMHIGSGVDYGHLQQVCDAMVDQVVSFGQDLEAISAGGGLSIPYRVGEEAIDTDHYYGLWNGARERIAAHLGHAVKLEIEPGRFLVAESGVLVSQVRAVKEMGSRHFVLVDAGFSDLMRPAMYGSYHHISLLPADGRTVNASQTVESVIAGPLCESGDVFTQLEGGKVETRALPAAQVGDYLVFHDTGAYGASMSSNYNSRPLIPEVLFENGTAREIRRAQTIQELLALEL, encoded by the coding sequence ATGCCACGTCCACTGAATAACACCGAAACCGCGTTGACCGCCGCGAATCTGCTGCCGCTGGCGCAGCGCTATAGCGGCCCGTTCTGGGCCTATGATGCCAGCGTCATTCAGCAGCGCATTGCCCAGTTGAACCAGTTTGACGTGGTGCGTTTCGCGCAGAAAGCCTGCTCAAATATCCATATTCTGCGCCTGATGCGTGCGGCGGGGGTGAAGGTTGATTCCGTGTCGCTGGGCGAGATCGAGCGTGCGCTGGCAGCCGGTTATCAACCGGGCGGCGAAGATATCGTCTTTACCGCCGACGTGCTGGACCAGCCTACCCTGGCACGCATTGCGCAACTGAAAGTCCCGGTGAACGCCGGTTCAGTGGATATGTTGCACCAGCTCGGCGCAGTGTCGGCGGGTCACGCGGTATGGCTGCGTATCAACCCGGGTTTTGGTCACGGCCACAGCCAGAAAACCAACACGGGCGGTGAGAACAGCAAACACGGCATCTGGCACAGCGACTTGCCCCAGGCGCTGGCGGCGATTCAGCAACACGGCCTGCGTCTGGTTGGCCTGCATATGCATATCGGTTCCGGTGTGGACTACGGCCATCTGCAACAGGTGTGTGATGCGATGGTGGATCAGGTGGTGAGCTTCGGTCAGGATCTGGAGGCGATTTCTGCCGGTGGCGGTTTGTCGATCCCTTACCGTGTGGGTGAAGAGGCGATCGATACCGATCACTACTACGGCCTGTGGAACGGCGCGCGCGAACGCATTGCCGCGCATCTCGGCCATGCGGTGAAGCTGGAAATTGAACCAGGTCGTTTCCTGGTAGCAGAATCTGGCGTGCTGGTGTCTCAGGTGCGTGCGGTGAAAGAGATGGGCAGCCGCCACTTTGTGCTGGTGGATGCCGGTTTCAGCGACCTGATGCGCCCGGCGATGTATGGCAGCTACCACCATATTTCGCTGCTGCCTGCCGATGGCCGCACGGTGAATGCAAGCCAGACGGTGGAGAGCGTGATTGCCGGTCCGCTGTGCGAGTCGGGCGATGTGTTTACCCAGCTGGAAGGTGGCAAAGTGGAAACCCGCGCGCTGCCAGCGGCGCAGGTCGGTGATTATCTGGTATTCCATGATACCGGGGCTTACGGCGCATCGATGTCATCGAACTACAATAGCCGTCCGCTGATCCCGGAAGTGCTGTTTGAAAATGGCACCGCGCGTGAAATCCGCCGTGCGCAGACTATCCAGGAGTTGCTGGCGCTGGAGCTGTAA